One stretch of Chryseobacterium indologenes DNA includes these proteins:
- a CDS encoding tyrosine-type recombinase/integrase, with protein MSLHFGKIPTELDAEQIQDYLFYLQKKSKSPSQSYFKHTVYGLRFLLKSEGLSYDFLSLPEIKKEKKLPVVLSKQEVWQMLSGCKLLKHKILIGILYGCGLRCMEVRNLRLCDLDFDRKQLKVVQGKGKKDRYLPLSEHLIRGLKKYIEAEKPEDYLFGMPREGRAGGDASTSLSTGFDSRYSQRGVQWVVKQASKTAKILKEVSVHTLRHSFATHLLEDGMDILSIKNLLGHESIDTTLIYLQIAQLSTQKLFSPLDTLFSEFGKK; from the coding sequence GTGTCGCTTCATTTCGGGAAAATCCCCACAGAGCTCGATGCTGAGCAAATTCAAGATTACCTTTTTTACCTTCAGAAAAAATCAAAATCACCTTCACAGTCGTATTTTAAACATACCGTTTACGGACTTCGATTTCTACTGAAATCGGAAGGTTTGAGCTATGATTTTTTGAGTCTTCCGGAAATTAAAAAAGAGAAAAAACTGCCTGTAGTGCTTAGTAAACAGGAGGTTTGGCAGATGTTGTCCGGCTGTAAACTTTTAAAACATAAAATTTTGATCGGCATTCTTTACGGTTGCGGATTGCGCTGTATGGAAGTTCGAAATCTCCGTTTATGCGATTTAGATTTTGACAGAAAACAGTTGAAAGTGGTTCAAGGAAAAGGCAAAAAAGACCGCTATTTGCCACTTTCGGAGCATTTGATTCGGGGATTAAAAAAGTATATCGAAGCTGAAAAACCAGAAGATTATCTCTTTGGAATGCCACGAGAAGGAAGAGCGGGAGGTGATGCTTCGACTTCGCTCAGCACAGGTTTTGATTCCCGTTACTCACAACGGGGCGTTCAATGGGTGGTAAAACAGGCATCAAAAACGGCAAAAATATTGAAAGAAGTGAGTGTACACACGCTTCGTCACAGTTTTGCGACGCATCTTTTAGAAGACGGAATGGATATTCTGAGCATCAAAAATCTCTTGGGTCACGAAAGTATTGACACGACGTTGATTTATCTTCAAATTGCACAACTTTCCACACAAAAACTCTTTTCACCGCTCGATACCCTTTTTTCAGAATTTGGGAAGAAATGA
- the ribB gene encoding 3,4-dihydroxy-2-butanone-4-phosphate synthase, with the protein MEKLLEQFGATSKERVEKALSTLQQGKGILLVDDENRENEGDIIFPASTITEQDMALLIRECSGIVCLCISEEKSKHLNLRPMVENNNSKNQTAFTISIEAREGVESGVSAKDRVTTIRTAVAADALAEHIASPGHVFPLIARKDGVFARRGHTEGSVDLVKMANLGDDAVLCELTNEDGSMARLPEIVDFAIKKGMSVVTIEDIYAYRKMIMSN; encoded by the coding sequence ATGGAAAAATTATTAGAACAATTCGGAGCAACCTCCAAAGAACGTGTAGAAAAAGCACTTTCAACATTACAACAGGGAAAAGGTATTCTTTTAGTAGATGATGAAAACCGTGAAAACGAAGGTGATATCATCTTTCCCGCTTCCACTATTACAGAACAGGATATGGCCCTTTTGATCCGCGAATGCAGTGGTATCGTTTGCTTATGCATTTCCGAAGAAAAAAGTAAGCATCTGAACCTTCGCCCGATGGTAGAAAATAACAATTCAAAAAATCAGACGGCATTTACCATTTCCATTGAAGCAAGAGAAGGAGTAGAATCCGGAGTTTCAGCAAAAGACCGTGTTACAACGATCAGAACTGCTGTGGCGGCAGATGCGCTGGCTGAACATATTGCGAGTCCGGGACACGTATTCCCTCTTATCGCCAGAAAAGATGGAGTATTTGCAAGACGTGGACATACAGAAGGCAGTGTAGATCTTGTTAAAATGGCTAACCTTGGTGATGATGCCGTACTTTGTGAACTGACCAATGAAGACGGTTCTATGGCAAGACTTCCTGAAATCGTAGACTTCGCCATTAAAAAAGGAATGAGTGTAGTAACTATTGAAGACATCTACGCTTATCGAAAAATGATTATGAGCAACTAA